The genomic DNA GGGGCGCCAACCTTTGGGATGTGGACGGGAACCAGTATTTGGATCTTGGTTCTGGTTTCGGTGTCGCTTCCTTAGGTCACGGATATCGCCCGGTTGTCGCGCAAGCTCAGAAACAGCTGACCTGCCTTGTTCATGCGATGGGCGACCTTTATCCTGCGGAGGCCAAAGCCGCGTTGTGCCGGAAACTTTCTTTCTTAACCTTTGAGGCCTGGGGCTTAGGGACGGGCAAAACCATTCTAACCAATTCGGGAAGTGAAGCAGTGGAAGTGGCTCTTAAAACGGCGTGTCTTGCGACGGGAAAGGCCGGTATTTTGTACTTTAAGGGCGCTTACCATGGACTTACCTACGG from Candidatus Methylacidithermus pantelleriae includes the following:
- a CDS encoding aminotransferase class III-fold pyridoxal phosphate-dependent enzyme, which codes for MLPRLVTAVPGPKSQELAAILRQYECQAITAFDVLGPIFLSRGRGANLWDVDGNQYLDLGSGFGVASLGHGYRPVVAQAQKQLTCLVHAMGDLYPAEAKAALCRKLSFLTFEAWGLGTGKTILTNSGSEAVEVALKTACLATGKAGILYFKGAYHGLTYG